In Kordiimonas pumila, a single genomic region encodes these proteins:
- a CDS encoding protein-disulfide reductase DsbD domain-containing protein, which yields MKAFSKIIVLLVCVSNAAFGAESQWQDHEGIVQTRIITATDSLSDKGQVLMGWEARLASGWKTYWRSPGEAGLPVRVFVDGNEQEILYPYPERFDLFGLETYGYSDRVLLPFRISKMVSSGTVIQADFMVCKEVCIPFKSTYQLENQDAGDHDIILKNWLQKVPVQENSDQTGLIIDSVKVMGPVGRQKLVVDLTGQKQLTSADILVEAGESFHFGKPAVRLLENGTKARLVLGGMSASGAPDLRGQVLRLTATDGHGVTIDKTIGPLSK from the coding sequence GTGAAAGCTTTTAGCAAAATAATTGTGTTGCTTGTGTGCGTGAGTAATGCTGCATTTGGCGCAGAGTCTCAGTGGCAAGATCATGAAGGTATTGTCCAAACCCGGATTATAACGGCAACGGACAGTCTTTCTGATAAAGGCCAAGTTTTAATGGGGTGGGAGGCTAGACTGGCTTCTGGATGGAAAACCTATTGGCGGTCCCCGGGCGAAGCAGGCCTGCCGGTCAGAGTTTTTGTTGATGGTAATGAGCAAGAAATTCTTTATCCTTATCCTGAGCGTTTCGATCTTTTTGGACTTGAAACTTATGGGTATAGTGACCGTGTTTTGTTGCCCTTCAGAATTTCAAAGATGGTCTCTTCGGGTACTGTGATACAAGCTGACTTTATGGTTTGTAAGGAAGTGTGCATACCTTTTAAAAGTACATATCAACTCGAGAACCAAGATGCAGGTGATCATGATATTATTCTTAAAAACTGGCTTCAGAAAGTGCCTGTGCAGGAAAACTCAGACCAAACTGGCCTGATTATCGATAGTGTCAAGGTTATGGGCCCCGTTGGCAGACAGAAACTTGTGGTTGATCTTACAGGGCAAAAACAGCTGACATCAGCGGATATTCTAGTCGAGGCAGGGGAAAGCTTTCATTTTGGCAAGCCTGCTGTACGGCTCCTTGAAAACGGTACGAAGGCTAGGCTTGTGCTGGGGGGCATGTCAGCAAGTGGTGCGCCTGATTTGCGTGGGCAAGTTTTACGCTTAACGGCTACTGATGGTCATGGCGTCACAATTGATAAGACAATTGGACCGCTTTCCAAATAA
- a CDS encoding DsbA family protein, whose translation MSFESFVQSNAAAWLTSEKRLNLNRLQTEIGRRMSRKGHEILYFHRVDDPYCQLMVQVLPDLISRFDVIVKPLVVERLPANMYPDPARYEAYSILDATRLARLYGLGFPSRAKVPDRFGVGMANRYLASIQGSPDFFAIAEEVGAALWREDIASVKRLCVAADIHDSVLAANEQLLRSLGHYASGTLIYGGEIYLGLDRMDHLERRLNRLGIGDGEVHYELGRLWRYNLEEPERSVSGKTVELFFSVRSPYSYIALHQASEFAAKTGVRIKLRPVLPMVMRGLAVPPAKARYILDDAAREARLENIPFGRIVDPLGGATNKAMAIGFALATENADFDFFKAFTKAVWAEGIDGNSEKGMATILEKIGLPSSRASTVMPLNMWQEKAERNRQQMLMYGSWGVPAFRVGTETLWGQDRLWAIMEALKQSAAG comes from the coding sequence ATGAGTTTTGAAAGTTTTGTACAATCGAATGCTGCTGCTTGGCTTACAAGTGAGAAGCGCTTAAATCTAAACCGTTTACAAACGGAAATAGGACGGCGCATGTCTCGTAAGGGGCATGAAATTCTGTATTTTCACAGAGTGGATGACCCTTACTGTCAGCTCATGGTACAGGTTTTACCCGACCTTATTTCAAGATTTGATGTCATTGTGAAGCCTCTTGTTGTTGAGCGGTTGCCAGCAAATATGTACCCTGATCCCGCCCGGTATGAAGCTTATAGCATTCTGGATGCTACCCGTTTGGCGCGTCTTTATGGTCTTGGTTTTCCGTCGCGGGCAAAAGTGCCAGACAGGTTTGGCGTGGGTATGGCGAATCGCTATCTAGCCAGCATTCAAGGTTCACCTGACTTTTTTGCTATCGCCGAAGAAGTAGGAGCCGCTCTCTGGCGTGAGGATATCGCGTCCGTTAAACGTCTTTGTGTCGCGGCAGATATTCATGATAGCGTACTTGCTGCTAACGAGCAGTTGCTGCGGTCGTTGGGGCATTATGCTAGTGGTACACTGATTTACGGCGGTGAAATATACTTAGGCCTAGACAGAATGGACCACTTGGAACGCCGTTTGAACCGGCTTGGTATTGGTGACGGTGAGGTTCACTATGAATTAGGGCGCTTATGGCGCTATAATCTTGAGGAGCCAGAGCGTTCTGTTTCTGGAAAAACGGTTGAATTGTTTTTTTCGGTTCGTAGCCCATATAGCTATATTGCATTGCACCAAGCCTCTGAGTTTGCGGCTAAAACAGGGGTGCGTATAAAGCTGCGGCCGGTTTTGCCAATGGTTATGCGTGGTTTAGCTGTCCCACCTGCTAAGGCCCGGTATATTTTAGACGATGCAGCGCGTGAAGCGCGACTTGAGAATATACCTTTTGGCCGTATTGTTGATCCGCTTGGGGGGGCGACGAATAAAGCAATGGCTATTGGGTTTGCGCTTGCGACAGAAAATGCAGACTTTGATTTTTTCAAAGCTTTTACAAAAGCTGTATGGGCAGAAGGCATAGACGGTAATAGCGAAAAGGGGATGGCGACCATTCTTGAAAAAATAGGATTGCCATCATCACGAGCTTCTACAGTAATGCCCCTTAACATGTGGCAAGAAAAAGCTGAACGAAATCGACAGCAAATGCTGATGTATGGTAGTTGGGGTGTGCCAGCATTTCGCGTAGGGACCGAAACCCTATGGGGGCAAGACAGGTTGTGGGCAATTATGGAAGCCCTGAAGCAGTCTGCCGCAGGATGA
- a CDS encoding SPFH domain-containing protein translates to MLEMGSIIVGLITFLAIIFVFSAVVTVRQGHKYTVERFGRYTHTLTPGFHFILPFVDRVGHRVNIMEQVLDIPTQEVITKDNAMVAADGVVFFQVLDASQASYEVSNLTLAILNLTMTNLRTVMGSMDLDELLSKRDEINARLMNVVDGATQPWGVKITRIEIKDIEPPRDIVDAMARQMKAERNKRAAILEAEGLREAEIMRAEGEKKAAVLSAEGRKEAAFRDAEAREREAEAEAKATEMVSKAIADGNPQAINYFIAQKYVEALQGFATSPNEKLVFMPMEASSVIGSIGGIAELFKDVKGNTGTAKTTSKRSSGVPSTE, encoded by the coding sequence ATGTTGGAAATGGGTTCCATAATTGTTGGTTTAATTACTTTTCTTGCCATTATATTTGTTTTTTCAGCTGTTGTGACAGTAAGGCAAGGCCATAAATATACGGTGGAGCGCTTTGGTCGCTATACCCATACACTTACTCCAGGCTTTCATTTTATATTACCATTTGTCGATAGAGTTGGGCACCGGGTTAATATAATGGAGCAGGTGCTGGATATTCCAACACAGGAAGTTATAACAAAAGATAATGCTATGGTTGCGGCTGACGGCGTTGTATTTTTTCAGGTTCTTGACGCATCTCAGGCTAGCTATGAAGTGAGTAACCTGACCCTTGCTATTCTTAATCTCACTATGACAAATTTACGGACTGTTATGGGGTCGATGGATCTTGATGAACTTTTATCAAAGCGGGATGAGATTAATGCACGTTTGATGAATGTTGTTGACGGCGCAACCCAGCCTTGGGGCGTTAAAATTACCCGGATTGAAATTAAGGATATAGAGCCGCCACGGGATATTGTTGATGCAATGGCCCGGCAAATGAAGGCTGAACGTAACAAACGTGCCGCCATTCTGGAGGCGGAAGGCCTTCGGGAAGCAGAAATTATGCGTGCCGAAGGTGAGAAAAAAGCTGCTGTTTTATCGGCAGAAGGTCGCAAGGAAGCAGCTTTCAGGGATGCCGAGGCCCGGGAACGTGAAGCTGAAGCTGAGGCAAAAGCAACTGAAATGGTTTCCAAAGCTATAGCTGACGGTAACCCGCAGGCTATTAATTATTTTATTGCGCAAAAATATGTCGAGGCCCTACAGGGGTTTGCAACATCGCCAAACGAGAAGTTAGTCTTTATGCCAATGGAGGCCTCAAGCGTTATTGGTTCCATAGGCGGTATTGCCGAACTGTTTAAAGATGTAAAAGGCAATACAGGCACGGCTAAAACGACATCCAAAAGGTCAAGCGGTGTACCCTCAACGGAGTAA
- a CDS encoding NfeD family protein — protein MENFISWAIENAHWLWWAAGILLLTGEMVIPGVYLLWLGLAASCTGVVAWLMPGLAFEGHGLVFAALSVVSIYVGHKYFYGAGQTVPDKELNTEGKRHIGKIYEVVEPIKNGSGHVQVADSRWLAEGPDVAKGARVKVISVEGTVLVVEPVADK, from the coding sequence ATGGAAAACTTTATTTCTTGGGCGATTGAAAATGCACACTGGCTTTGGTGGGCGGCAGGGATATTACTGCTAACTGGCGAAATGGTTATTCCTGGTGTCTATCTTTTATGGCTGGGTCTTGCGGCTTCTTGCACAGGCGTGGTTGCCTGGCTAATGCCTGGCTTGGCGTTTGAAGGACATGGCCTCGTTTTTGCTGCTTTATCGGTGGTATCCATATATGTGGGGCACAAGTATTTTTATGGGGCAGGACAGACTGTTCCCGATAAGGAATTAAATACAGAAGGTAAGCGTCATATTGGTAAAATATATGAGGTTGTAGAGCCTATAAAAAACGGTAGTGGCCATGTGCAGGTTGCAGATAGCCGTTGGTTGGCGGAAGGCCCCGATGTTGCTAAAGGGGCACGGGTGAAGGTTATTTCTGTTGAAGGCACAGTTTTGGTGGTAGAACCTGTCGCGGATAAATAA
- a CDS encoding PAS domain-containing protein, with protein MLSSEICQFLTYWQSLGGGSKVPARSMLDLRQLTQILPWMYILEMSPDGAIRYRLAGSAIEAAVGCGMAGKIYSDVFSERVHAKVIEELFAVSLVQGCGVLRTGKFSLDNSSLYNLETLTLPFSDARAMGGIILVGVMCPFEYDNDAFVDKWGALNESIEQVYIVPSPRIVTYSNLTKRVSDGLDAINVQLRIVNLKKILEINSLGTHRDYTDVPSHSVEYFAGKTEYIVN; from the coding sequence TTGTTAAGTTCTGAAATATGTCAATTTCTGACGTATTGGCAGTCCTTGGGTGGTGGCAGCAAGGTGCCAGCACGCAGTATGCTTGATTTACGCCAATTAACCCAGATTTTGCCGTGGATGTATATTCTGGAAATGTCGCCTGATGGTGCCATTAGATACCGATTGGCTGGATCAGCCATTGAGGCGGCTGTTGGTTGTGGTATGGCCGGAAAAATATACAGCGATGTTTTTTCTGAGCGTGTACACGCAAAAGTAATTGAAGAGCTTTTCGCGGTTAGCCTTGTACAGGGCTGCGGCGTTTTAAGAACTGGTAAATTTTCTCTCGATAATAGCTCGCTCTATAACCTTGAAACATTAACCCTGCCTTTTAGTGATGCCCGTGCTATGGGCGGGATTATATTGGTGGGTGTTATGTGCCCGTTTGAATATGATAATGATGCTTTTGTAGATAAGTGGGGAGCTCTTAATGAAAGTATTGAACAGGTTTATATTGTTCCATCTCCCAGAATTGTTACCTATTCAAACTTGACTAAACGGGTATCGGACGGGCTTGATGCAATCAACGTGCAATTACGGATTGTTAATTTAAAGAAAATTTTAGAAATAAACTCACTCGGTACCCACCGAGATTATACGGACGTTCCTTCTCATTCGGTTGAGTATTTTGCAGGTAAAACAGAGTATATTGTGAACTGA
- a CDS encoding peroxiredoxin codes for MTIKVGDKLPSATLTTMTADGPAPIKTDEFFAGRKVVVFSVPGAFTPTCSAKHLPGFIEKAADIKAKGVDEIACFAVNDVFVMNAWGKSAGAEGTVTMLADGSCAFTKALGLEMDASGFGMGIRSKRFSMIAEDGKVTALNVEEPGAFQVSTAEHALTQL; via the coding sequence ATGACAATTAAAGTTGGTGACAAGTTGCCTTCAGCAACACTTACAACAATGACAGCAGATGGCCCGGCCCCTATAAAAACAGATGAGTTTTTTGCAGGCAGAAAGGTTGTTGTGTTTTCTGTGCCTGGTGCCTTTACACCAACATGTTCTGCAAAACACTTGCCGGGTTTTATTGAGAAAGCGGCGGACATTAAAGCCAAAGGCGTGGATGAAATTGCCTGTTTTGCAGTCAATGATGTGTTTGTGATGAATGCGTGGGGTAAAAGCGCAGGCGCCGAAGGTACTGTTACTATGTTGGCAGACGGCAGCTGTGCTTTCACAAAAGCACTAGGTCTTGAGATGGATGCTTCTGGTTTTGGGATGGGTATCCGCTCAAAACGCTTCTCCATGATAGCCGAGGATGGAAAAGTAACAGCTCTCAATGTTGAAGAACCGGGCGCTTTTCAGGTGTCTACTGCTGAGCATGCATTGACGCAGTTGTAG
- a CDS encoding YqgE/AlgH family protein, whose protein sequence is MTSSTYLDGNLLLAMPGMNDPRFDRSVIYVCSHDSSGAMGLVINKVHDSLNFDALLRHLEIEANAPDHEVLIHTGGPVEPGRGFVLHSADFVQDSTLVISETLALTATVDILKAIADGRGPLHCLVALGYAGWGAGQLEHEIQANVWLTAEAEEEIIFYTELEQKWPRTMAMLGIDISMLSSDAGHA, encoded by the coding sequence GTGACATCTTCCACCTACCTTGACGGTAACTTATTGCTCGCCATGCCCGGTATGAACGACCCCCGGTTTGACCGTAGCGTGATATATGTATGCTCACATGATAGCTCTGGTGCTATGGGTTTAGTAATCAATAAAGTACATGATTCGCTTAACTTTGATGCCCTTCTGCGCCATCTTGAGATTGAAGCGAACGCACCTGATCACGAAGTCCTCATCCACACTGGCGGGCCAGTAGAACCCGGCAGGGGGTTTGTTTTGCATTCTGCTGACTTTGTACAAGATAGCACTCTTGTTATCAGTGAAACATTAGCTCTAACCGCAACAGTAGATATTTTGAAAGCTATTGCTGATGGGCGCGGCCCTCTGCACTGTCTTGTTGCTCTCGGATATGCCGGTTGGGGTGCAGGCCAACTAGAACATGAAATTCAAGCAAACGTCTGGCTCACAGCAGAGGCTGAAGAAGAAATTATTTTCTATACCGAGCTTGAACAAAAATGGCCCCGTACAATGGCTATGCTTGGTATCGACATTTCCATGTTGTCTTCTGATGCAGGGCACGCCTGA